Proteins encoded within one genomic window of Bacteroidota bacterium:
- a CDS encoding DNA translocase FtsK 4TM domain-containing protein, which yields MAKKKLENTVPSEEFEKEKPEAKPAKQAWWEFLFDPRFHKILGLFFILTAAYLALAFTSFLFTWKSDQSMVLGSGWDVFVTYNPEAVHNWLGRLGAIISHVFIHQWFGVASYAFVLLFFLLGGRMLFKHWFLPIVKTLKYSFFTVIWASITFGLLCNAVGDWYFLSGAFGYHGFKYLEGLLGMVGAILFLIFYALVFSVLVWNIEFHRPRPLIIMPDGTAIPPVDDLGNTAPENHDYYTHKEDITHPEIDDEQPLDPNDFKLIIKEDPYGITDEPSIPEAEVTLDVGIEKEKKKTDETLLEIAPESDEAPHAERPERFTIDTPYDPTLEFSDYKLPTLDLLKEFDDTKTKVSMDELEENKKLIVETLKNYNIGIEKIKATIGPTVTLYEIVPAAGVRISKIKNLEDDIALSLAALGIRIIAPIPGKGTIGIEVPNQNPEMVPMKMLLASAKFQQSDADLPICFGKTISNDVYVADLAKMPHLLMAGATGQGKSVGINVIITSLLYKKHPSQLKFVLVDPKKVELSLYKTIERHFLAKIPGDQDAIITDTKLVVNTLNSLCILMDTRYDLLKDAGVRNLKEYNAKFLERKLNPEQGHHFMPYIVVVIDELADLMMTAGKEVEYPVGRLAQLARAIGIHLILATQRPSVNVITGTIKANFPARAAFKVSSKIDSRTILDGNGADQLIGKGDMLILNGNDVVRVQCAFVDTPEVERVAEYIGNQRGHEPFRLPEVKDPEMEGGIEDIDAGDVDAMFADAARMIVLHQQGSTSLLQRRLKLGYNRAGRLMDQLEKAGIVGPFTGSKARDVLIPDEYHLEQHLKDMGI from the coding sequence TTGGCCAAAAAGAAATTAGAAAATACCGTCCCTTCAGAAGAATTTGAAAAGGAAAAACCCGAAGCTAAGCCTGCAAAGCAAGCTTGGTGGGAGTTTCTGTTCGACCCGAGGTTCCATAAAATACTTGGACTTTTCTTTATTTTAACCGCTGCTTATTTGGCTTTGGCTTTTACGTCATTTTTATTTACGTGGAAAAGCGACCAAAGTATGGTGCTGGGTTCTGGCTGGGATGTGTTTGTAACTTATAATCCCGAGGCCGTCCATAACTGGTTGGGTAGGTTGGGAGCTATCATATCGCATGTATTTATACACCAATGGTTTGGAGTAGCCTCGTATGCTTTTGTATTATTATTCTTTTTGCTGGGTGGGCGAATGCTTTTCAAACATTGGTTTTTGCCCATTGTTAAAACACTCAAATATAGTTTTTTTACCGTGATATGGGCAAGCATCACCTTTGGGCTATTATGCAATGCAGTGGGCGATTGGTATTTTTTGAGCGGTGCTTTTGGATATCATGGTTTCAAATACTTGGAGGGATTACTCGGCATGGTTGGAGCTATATTATTTCTCATTTTTTATGCTTTGGTATTTTCGGTTTTGGTATGGAATATCGAATTTCATCGCCCAAGACCCTTGATTATAATGCCCGATGGTACTGCCATTCCGCCCGTTGATGATTTGGGAAATACAGCCCCCGAGAACCACGACTATTACACCCATAAAGAAGATATTACCCATCCCGAGATTGACGATGAACAGCCCTTAGACCCCAATGATTTTAAACTTATTATTAAAGAAGACCCCTATGGAATAACAGATGAACCTAGCATACCAGAAGCAGAGGTTACTTTGGACGTTGGCATAGAAAAAGAAAAAAAAAAAACGGATGAAACTTTACTAGAGATTGCTCCTGAATCGGATGAAGCTCCGCATGCGGAAAGACCTGAAAGATTTACTATAGACACCCCTTATGATCCTACTTTAGAATTCAGCGACTACAAATTACCTACGCTCGATTTACTCAAAGAATTTGATGATACCAAAACCAAAGTGAGCATGGATGAGTTGGAGGAGAATAAAAAACTTATAGTTGAAACGCTTAAAAACTATAATATTGGTATTGAAAAAATTAAAGCAACCATTGGCCCTACTGTTACCCTATATGAAATAGTTCCTGCTGCGGGCGTTCGTATTTCTAAAATTAAAAACTTGGAAGATGATATTGCCCTGAGTCTTGCTGCTCTAGGTATTCGCATTATCGCACCTATACCGGGCAAAGGGACAATTGGTATTGAAGTGCCAAACCAAAACCCCGAAATGGTGCCTATGAAAATGCTATTGGCCAGTGCAAAATTTCAGCAATCGGATGCCGACCTTCCTATATGTTTTGGTAAAACTATTAGCAACGATGTATATGTTGCCGACCTTGCAAAAATGCCCCACTTATTGATGGCTGGAGCTACAGGTCAAGGAAAATCGGTTGGAATAAATGTTATAATAACTTCGCTATTATATAAGAAACATCCATCGCAATTGAAGTTTGTTTTGGTTGACCCGAAGAAGGTGGAGCTATCATTATATAAAACCATTGAACGACATTTCTTGGCCAAAATTCCTGGCGACCAAGATGCTATTATAACCGATACAAAACTTGTAGTAAATACATTGAACAGCTTATGTATTTTGATGGATACACGTTACGATCTATTGAAAGATGCGGGTGTGAGAAATTTGAAAGAATACAATGCCAAGTTCCTCGAGCGTAAATTAAATCCAGAACAAGGCCACCACTTTATGCCTTATATAGTTGTGGTAATTGATGAGCTTGCCGACCTAATGATGACTGCTGGAAAAGAAGTGGAATACCCCGTGGGCCGCCTTGCTCAGCTTGCCCGTGCTATTGGTATACATTTAATTTTAGCTACGCAAAGGCCCAGTGTGAATGTGATAACAGGAACCATCAAAGCAAACTTCCCTGCTCGTGCTGCATTTAAAGTTTCCAGCAAAATTGATAGTAGAACAATATTAGATGGCAATGGTGCCGACCAATTAATTGGCAAGGGTGATATGCTTATATTAAACGGAAATGATGTGGTACGCGTACAATGTGCATTTGTAGATACGCCCGAAGTGGAACGGGTAGCAGAATATATAGGAAACCAACGCGGGCATGAACCTTTCCGATTGCCCGAAGTGAAAGACCCCGAAATGGAAGGTGGTATAGAAGATATAGATGCAGGCGATGTAGATGCGATGTTTGCCGATGCTGCTCGTATGATAGTACTACACCAGCAAGGCTCCACATCACTATTACAACGCCGATTAAAATTAGGCTATAACCGTGCGGGCCGCTTGATGGACCAATTAGAAAAAGCTGGCATCGTAGGGCCTTTTACAGGCAGCAAAGCCCGAGATGTTTTAATTCCAGATGAGTACCATTTGGAGCAGCATTTGAAAGATATGGGAATCTAA
- a CDS encoding TonB-dependent receptor: protein MKLKNRAIAALLLTLYSQFSYSQTTVTDTSKNITLNEAVISVNKVEETKQTVPQQVQVLNATQIANSQSQSTADLLSSTGNVFIQKSQLGGGSAIIRGLEANRTLMVIDGVRMNNLIYRAGHLQNILTLDNNSLERVEVLFGPASTVYGSDALGGVIHLYTKKAQFASEGQKQHIKVNAFTRHGRVDDEFTNHVDFNIGGKKFASFTSLTYSSFGDLKGGKNQNPFYSGSYGERPFYVERINGKDSLVKNADRYLQTQSGYSQYDIVQKFAYKQNEHITHGINLQYSNSTDIPRYDRLTDPEGKSLKYAEWYYGPQMRVLGAYDLNISKPASFFQNIHAGINFQNIEESRHTRRFGKDEIQHRMENVNVMGANLDFQRIIKNHNIRFGLDAQYNSLKSTANVVNIANGESKPIDTRYPDGMNTMTNAALYFSHTWKLNKELVLTDGIRVGLIALRATFVDTSFFHLPFNKVDQSNPVYSGSVGIINNPSDDLKLSLLLSTGFRAPNVDDLAKVFESAPGVLIVPNNNLKPEKTINYEFGITKIYNKKTSWEHVLYYTNFLDAIVSAKFKYNDQDSILYNGTLSKVVANQNKRSAYIYGFSSNIKSQIADNLLLTFALNYTYGRVKTDSNDYPLDHIAPLNLRLQLTYSYNKFNYNFFINYNSSKKLKDYYLAGEDNEQYATAMGMPAWFTVNFRAAYKVHKLITLQAGIDNIFDTQYRTFASGINAPGRNIFAAVRFPL, encoded by the coding sequence ATGAAATTAAAAAACAGGGCAATCGCAGCATTGCTCCTAACATTATATTCTCAATTCTCCTATTCACAAACAACGGTAACGGATACCTCCAAAAATATTACCTTAAATGAGGCCGTTATTTCTGTGAATAAAGTAGAAGAAACAAAACAAACAGTGCCACAACAAGTGCAGGTGCTTAACGCAACTCAAATTGCAAATTCTCAATCGCAAAGCACTGCCGACTTACTATCGAGCACGGGCAATGTATTTATTCAAAAGAGTCAACTAGGCGGCGGAAGTGCCATTATACGAGGCTTAGAAGCAAACCGTACACTGATGGTGATAGACGGTGTGCGTATGAACAACCTCATATATAGAGCAGGTCATTTACAAAATATACTAACACTCGACAACAATTCACTTGAAAGAGTTGAAGTACTATTCGGACCTGCATCTACAGTTTATGGAAGCGATGCATTGGGTGGCGTTATTCACCTTTATACTAAAAAAGCACAGTTTGCAAGCGAGGGTCAAAAACAGCATATCAAAGTAAATGCGTTTACTCGCCACGGTCGCGTTGACGATGAATTTACCAACCACGTTGATTTCAATATTGGCGGCAAAAAATTCGCTTCGTTTACCTCGCTTACCTATTCTTCATTCGGCGATTTGAAAGGTGGTAAAAATCAAAACCCATTTTATTCAGGCTCTTATGGAGAACGCCCATTTTATGTCGAGAGAATAAATGGAAAAGACTCATTGGTTAAAAATGCCGACCGCTATTTACAAACCCAAAGTGGATATTCTCAATATGATATAGTTCAAAAATTTGCTTATAAACAAAATGAACATATTACACATGGCATAAACCTTCAATATTCAAACTCGACCGATATTCCCCGCTACGACCGCCTAACTGACCCTGAAGGAAAAAGTTTGAAATATGCTGAGTGGTATTATGGCCCACAAATGCGAGTGCTTGGTGCTTATGATTTAAATATCAGCAAACCAGCCTCCTTTTTTCAGAATATACATGCAGGCATTAATTTCCAAAACATTGAAGAAAGCCGCCATACCCGAAGATTTGGTAAAGACGAAATTCAACACCGCATGGAGAATGTAAATGTAATGGGAGCCAATCTCGACTTTCAGCGGATCATTAAAAACCACAATATCCGTTTCGGACTCGATGCACAATATAATAGTCTTAAGTCGACCGCCAATGTGGTGAATATTGCCAACGGTGAAAGCAAGCCAATTGACACTAGGTATCCAGATGGGATGAATACCATGACCAATGCAGCTCTTTATTTTTCTCATACATGGAAACTAAACAAAGAACTGGTTTTAACTGATGGAATACGTGTTGGACTTATAGCTCTTCGTGCCACTTTTGTTGATACTTCATTTTTTCATTTGCCCTTCAATAAAGTGGACCAAAGTAATCCTGTCTATTCTGGAAGTGTTGGTATCATCAATAATCCTTCCGACGATTTAAAATTATCTTTGCTTTTGTCTACTGGTTTCCGTGCTCCCAATGTTGACGATTTGGCTAAAGTATTCGAATCGGCTCCAGGCGTATTAATTGTTCCCAACAATAATTTAAAACCCGAAAAAACTATAAATTATGAATTTGGCATCACCAAAATATATAATAAAAAAACCAGTTGGGAGCACGTTCTCTACTATACTAATTTTTTGGATGCTATTGTCTCAGCCAAATTTAAATATAATGACCAAGACTCTATTTTATATAATGGCACACTAAGTAAAGTGGTAGCAAACCAAAACAAACGCAGTGCATACATATATGGATTTTCTTCCAATATTAAATCTCAAATTGCTGATAATTTATTACTAACATTTGCCTTAAACTACACTTATGGAAGAGTTAAAACTGATAGCAATGATTACCCGCTCGACCATATTGCTCCACTTAATTTGCGTTTACAATTAACTTATAGTTATAATAAATTCAATTATAATTTCTTTATCAATTATAATAGTAGTAAAAAACTGAAAGATTACTATTTGGCTGGCGAAGATAATGAACAATATGCAACAGCTATGGGAATGCCTGCATGGTTCACGGTAAATTTCCGTGCCGCTTACAAGGTGCATAAACTTATAACATTACAAGCTGGGATCGATAATATATTCGACACGCAGTATCGCACTTTTGCAAGTGGTATCAATGCCCCGGGCAGAAATATATTTGCAGCAGTCCGCTTTCCTTTATAA